In the genome of Conger conger chromosome 8, fConCon1.1, whole genome shotgun sequence, one region contains:
- the LOC133135427 gene encoding carboxypeptidase A2-like, translating into MKGILIFFAFFVAGHCRQTFIGDQVLRVTVENEEQLSILASLEEDELLQLDFWLHPVSSDLPVDIRVPFASLQTVKVFLESNDVPYSVMIKDVQDLLDEEEAEMEEDRVRTRGFNFGAYHTLDTIYQWMNTLVADHPSLVTKVQIGSSYENRPMYVLKFSTGGDNRPAIWIDSGIHSREWVSQATGVWTANKIATDYGQDASLTALLNKMDVFLLIVTNPDGYVYTHTRNRMWRKTRSRISGTSCIGVDPNRNWDAGFGGPGASQNPCSDSYHGPSAHSEVEVQNVVNFVKGHGNVKSFISIHAYSQLLMYPYGYSCNDVPDASELESVSKSAVKALSSLYGTRYKVGSICKIIYQASGGSIDWSYNLGIKYSFAFELRDTGRYGFVLPANQIIPTASETWLALKYIMEYVRDNP; encoded by the exons ATGAAGGGAATTCTGATATTCTTTGCCTTCTTTGTGGCAGGTCACTGCCGTCAGACCTTCATAGG agaCCAGGTTCTGAGGGTCACGGTGGAAAACGAGGAGCAGCTGAGCATTCTGGCCTCACTGGAGGAAGATGAGCTCTTGCAG CTCGACTTCTGGCTTCATCCCGTCTCCTCTGATCTTCCGGTAGACATCAGGGTGCCTTTCGCCAGTCTGCAAACTGTCAAAGTTTTCCTGGAATCAAACGACGTCCCGTACTCTGTCATGATCAAAGACGTGCAG GATCTtctggacgaggaggaggccgAGATGGAGGAGGACCGCGTGAGGACGCGTGGGTTCAACTTTGGAGCGTACCACACTCTGGACACA ATCTACCAGTGGATGAACACCCTGGTTGCTGACCATCCAAGTCTGGTTACCAAAGTCCAGATCGGTTCCTCTTATGAGAACCGCCCCATGTATGTTCTCAAG TTCAGTACAGGCGGTGACAATCGTCCAGCCATCTGGATCGACTCTGGGATCCACTCCCGAGAGTGGGTCTCTCAGGCCACTGGGGTGTGGACTGCCAACAAG ATCGCCACAGACTACGGCCAGGACGCCTCCCTCACGGCTCTCCTGAACAAGATGGACGTCTTCCTGCTGATTGTGACCAACCCTGACGGCTATGTGTACACCCACACCAGA AACCGCATGTGGCGCAAAACCCGCTCCAGGATCTCCGGAACCAGCTGCATCGGAGTGGACCCCAACAGGAACTGGGACGCCGGCTTTGGCG GCCCTGGGGCCAGCCAAAACCCCTGCTCCGATTCCTATCACGGCCCCTCCGCCCACTCCGAGGTGGAGGTCCAGAACGTGGTGAACTTCGTCAAGGGCCACGGCAACGTCAAGTCCTTCATCTCCATCCACGCCtactcccagctcctcatgTACCCCTATGGGTACTCCTGCAACGACGTTCCCGACGCTTCCGAACTG GAATCAGTGAGTAAGTCAGCTGTCAAGGCTCTCAGCAGCCTCTATGGAACCAGGTACAAGGTGGGGAGCATCTGCAAGATCATCT ATCAAGCAAGTGGGGGCAGCATCGATTGGTCCTACAACCTCGGCATCAAGTACTCCTTCGCCTTCGAACTCCGCGACACCGGTCGCTATGGTTTCGTGTTGCCGGCCAATCAGATTATCCCCACCGCTTCCGAGACGTGGTTGGCCCTGAAGTACATCATGGAGTACGTCCGCGATAACCCTTAG